The Mixophyes fleayi isolate aMixFle1 chromosome 1, aMixFle1.hap1, whole genome shotgun sequence genome includes a region encoding these proteins:
- the LYSMD3 gene encoding lysM and putative peptidoglycan-binding domain-containing protein 3, with protein sequence MANSEKDLSEEEAEEYELRPRGREKTRRSTSRERLDDIILIGKDIVQGDTLNSIALQHCCTVADLKRANNLITDQDFFAFRCIKIPVKRFSLLTESHFSPKGKVSRTVSIQPSVESQENNPALDKLTSETVDSFLQEVDRDIEQIVRSTDMKKENLHEVVSALSQELHFEPDYKISRQRDPYHGADWGLGWWTAVVIMVVVGIITPVFYFLYYEVLNKEPPSNTSHAP encoded by the exons ATGGCCAACTCTGAGAAAGACTTATCGGAAGAAGAAGCAGAAGAATACGAGCTGCGACCCCGAGGCAGAGAGAAAACTAGAAGGAGCACTTCCAGAGAACGCCTCGATGATATTATCCTTATAGGCAAGGACATTGTCCAAGGGGACACGTTGAATTCAATAGCCCTTCAACACTGCTGTACT GTTGCAGATCTCAAGAGAGCCAACAACCTCATTACTGATCAAGACTTTTTCGCTTTCCGCTGCATAAAAATTCCAGTGAAGAGGTTCAGTTTATTGACGGAGTCGCATTTCTCCCCTAAGGGAAAGGTTTCAAGGACCGTGTCTATCCAGCCTTCGGTAGAAAGCCAAGAAAATAACCCGGCTCTTGATAAACTTACTTCAGAGACAGTTGACAGTTTCTTACAAGAGGTAGACAGAGATATTGAACAAATAGTGAGGTCTACGGACATGAAAAAAGAAAACCTACATGAAGTGGTCTCCGCCTTAAGTCAAGAACTCCATTTTGAACCGGACTACAAAATATCCCGACAACGAGATCCTTATCATGGAGCAGATTGGGGTTTGGGCTGGTGGACAGCAGTTGTGATAATGGTTGTTGTTGGAATAATCACTCcagtgttttattttctttattatgagGTTCTAAATAAGGAACCACCTTCAAACACTTCACATGCACCATAG